ATTACTTCAGTCAGTGTATTAAACATTCCGTTGTGCATATACGGACCGGTTACGGTAATATTTCTTAATCCCGGAACTTTGAATTTACCAAGATCCGCGCTGTCTTTGGTGACAATAAATCTTCCTTCATCATTTAAGTCTTTCCCGTTATACAATCCAATGTTTCTAAATTGATCACCTGTAAAATCAGGTCCAAAATGACAATCGAAACATTTTCCTTTTTCATTGAAGATAATTTGGCCACGTTTTGCTGCTTCACTGATTGCTTTTTCATCCTTTTTCATAAATCGATCAAATGGTGTATCGCTTGTTTCCAAGGTTCTTTCGAAGGCCGCAATTGCATCTAGTAAATTAGCTCTGTTGGGTGTTTCTTTATATATTTTTTTAAAATAGGTTTGGTAGTTTTTGTCGGCATTCAATTTTTTGATGGCTTCCGCAATTGGCAAATTCATTTCCACAGGGTTTTCAATTGGCCCTGCTGCTTGGTCTTCCAGCGATTCGGCTCTGCCATCGTGAAAGAAAAAGTTTCTGGAGCTTTGATTCATGGCGCTGGGTGTATTTCTTGCGCCTAATTTTCCATCTACACCTTTGCTGAGTTTTGTTGTGTCGGAAAATGCAAAAGCAGGAATGTGACAAGAGGCACAACTAATTTGGTTGTTTTGAGAAAGTATGGGGTCAGAAAAAAGTAATTCTCCGAGTTCTTCTTTTGTGGTAGGTTCTTTTTTTTGTTCTCCGGATTCATTGGAGTTGCAAGCAAGCAAAACTAATGCGCTGATGCTTGCGAAATAAGTAAATAAAGTTTTCATTCTTGTAGTTTGATGCAAAGGTAGATTTCTATTAGAATATAAAAAACAGGATAATGCTATTTAAAGTGATTACAAATAATCTTAATGTTATATTTGTAAGATAAATTAATCGTGTAATACTAATCGTATGAAAACAGCAGAAATAGTTACAGCAAAAGGTACAATGAAAGTGGAGTTTTATGAAAAAGATGCTCCCGGAACAGTTAAGAATTTTTGTGATTTGGCAAAAAAAGGATTTTATGATGGATTAACATTTCATCGTGTGATTCCGGGATTTGTGGTTCAAGGTGGTTGTCCAAAAGGCACTGGAGTTGGCGGTCCTGGTTATACAATTAAATGTGAGTTGGATGGCGACAACCAATTTCATGATAAGGGTGTATTGTCAATGGCACATGCGGGCAGAGATACCGGTGGGTCTCAGTTTTTTATTGTGATTAGCCGTGCACAAACAGCACATTTGGATAGAAAACATACATGTTTTGGAAAAGTAGTGGAAGGGTTGGACATCATTGAACAAATTAGAGGTGGGGATGTGATTGAGAAGATTGTTGTTCATGAAAATTAAGAATTAGTCCGCTAACAATTGAATTTTACCATTCGTGTATTAATTCGAACGAATCATGGCGACAAACGTAAATTTGTACAGAATATTCCAAAACTCTTTTTAAGTGTGAGGATTCTTCAAAAAGGGAATGGTACCGTAGCAGCCATTCCCTTATTCTTTTAAATTATATATTCGTAGAATGAAACGATACCTACTCCCGCTTTTATTCATTTTTATTTTTCCCTTATCACCTTTTGCCGGAAACGGTTATCAATTTTCCGTTGATTTAACAAAATGTGTGAATGATAAACTTTTGGTTGAATTAATTGCTCCAGCAATGAATACAAAAGAAGCAATTTACCGTCTTCCTAAAATTGTTCCAGGAACGTATGAGATATTAAATTTCGGTCGTTTTATATCTGATTTTAAAGCATTGGATAGTTTGGGAAAAGAAATTCCAATAGAAAGAATAGATGTAAATAGTTGGAAAATTTTGGAGACTGCTCGTTTGGCAAAAATCACCTATTTAGTTGAAGATACTTGGGATACAGATATAAAAGAACCTTATGTTTTTGAACCAGCCGGAAGTAATTTTGAAGCAGGCAAGAATTTTTTAATAAATACGCATTGTTTGTTTGGATATTTTGAAGGACAAAAAGAATTGTCGTATCAAATAGATATTACCCGACCGGATAATTTTTATGGAACCTGCAGTTTAACAGATGTTGTGTCCAAAAATAATGTGGATACCTATTCTGTTTCTGATTACATGAAATTACAGGATGCTCCAATGATGTATAATGTTCCGGATACAACCGTGTTGAAGGTTGGAGGAGCTGAAATTATCATTTCGCTCTACAGCCAAAATCGAATAACTACC
This Bacteroidota bacterium DNA region includes the following protein-coding sequences:
- a CDS encoding cytochrome-c peroxidase; this encodes MKTLFTYFASISALVLLACNSNESGEQKKEPTTKEELGELLFSDPILSQNNQISCASCHIPAFAFSDTTKLSKGVDGKLGARNTPSAMNQSSRNFFFHDGRAESLEDQAAGPIENPVEMNLPIAEAIKKLNADKNYQTYFKKIYKETPNRANLLDAIAAFERTLETSDTPFDRFMKKDEKAISEAAKRGQIIFNEKGKCFDCHFGPDFTGDQFRNIGLYNGKDLNDEGRFIVTKDSADLGKFKVPGLRNITVTGPYMHNGMFNTLTEVIDYYNTPNEFVKGSINSDSLLLKPLELTKEEKSDLLEFLYTLTDDRFKAVSKK
- a CDS encoding peptidylprolyl isomerase, with product MKTAEIVTAKGTMKVEFYEKDAPGTVKNFCDLAKKGFYDGLTFHRVIPGFVVQGGCPKGTGVGGPGYTIKCELDGDNQFHDKGVLSMAHAGRDTGGSQFFIVISRAQTAHLDRKHTCFGKVVEGLDIIEQIRGGDVIEKIVVHEN